The sequence below is a genomic window from Haloferax mediterranei ATCC 33500.
CAGTAACTGAGAACATTATTTTTCAGTTACAAAAACTACACCGACTGCGGTAACTTTCACTGGGGTCCCAGTGGCAATCAAAGTCTGGCAGCGAGAGGTTCATGTTCACTCGTCACGTGATTTCTAGCGTGCTTCCGGAGTGGGTCTTCCTGCTCCCCTCGTGGCTCGTCGTCGGCCTCGTGGTGGGTGCAATCGCTTCTGTCGTCGTCGCCGGCGTCTTCGTCGTCGGTGGCCGTCTCTTCCCGGACCGCCAGGTCTCTCGCGGCCCGCACATCGACGGTGTGGGTCGCCGCCGACTCGAAATCCGCGATTACCTCACCGCCATCGACGAGCGATTCGTCGAAGACCGACCAATTCACGGCGAGACCGTGGCGTTCTATCTGCCGGAACGCGGCGTGGCAATCACGTTCGACGCGCAGGCGTTCTTCCGTCTCGAACGCGCCGGCGTCTTCGCAGTCCTGTGCGAACACGAAATGCCGGGGAGCCAACTCGGGCGGCGACTTCCCTTCGACGTTCCGGACCTCGAACCCGAACTGGCCGACCTCGATGACCCAATTTCCGCGGCTTTCGAC
It includes:
- a CDS encoding J domain-containing protein; this translates as MLPEWVFLLPSWLVVGLVVGAIASVVVAGVFVVGGRLFPDRQVSRGPHIDGVGRRRLEIRDYLTAIDERFVEDRPIHGETVAFYLPERGVAITFDAQAFFRLERAGVFAVLCEHEMPGSQLGRRLPFDVPDLEPELADLDDPISAAFDRLDLPVNASSDAVRNAYRKQVKDVHPDHGGDRERFRELREAYTMAREHTEN